CGGTGAGCGGAATGCTGCCGTGTCCGGTGACGAAGATGATCGGAATCTCGACACCCGACTGGGTCAGCTCGCGCTGCAGGTCCAGTCCGCTCAGGTCGGGCATGCGGAAGTCGAGCACCAGGCAGGCGGGCCTCTCGGCGGGTGCCGCGTCGAGGAACTCTCGCGCCGACGCGAACGTGCGCACGCCGAATCCAAGCGAACGGACCAGTCGCTCGGTCGAGCGCCGGACCGAGACGTCGTCGTCGACGACGAAGACGACGGGCTCGGCGTCCATCACGCGGTTTCGTCCGGCGCCGCGGGAAGCAGGAAGGAGAACGTGGAGCCCGGTCCAGGATCGGGCTCCCGATGGCGCGCCTTACCGGAGGCTGTGATCAGGACGGCGAGGAGCGAGAGGACGACGAAGTACGCAGGGCCATGTGGAATCGCCCTGGGGTGGACCGGAGCGATGAAGACGAAGTGGAGCACGACGAGCGACAGCAGCACCGCCACGACACCCGGCCTGCGCCCCCCGAGCCAGACAGCGACGCCGAGGATTGCATCGCCGTAGCGGAGCAGGGACGGGGTTTCGCGGCTCACGCGCTCTCCGCTACGTCGCGACGGCGCGCCAAGCTGCGGCACGGAGGAGCTGCCGATATTTCGGCGCGAGTCGCTCGGGTTGGCTCTCGGTCTCGTTGAATAGCCAACTTGGAAACGGTGGCCACACAAGGGTGTTTTCGGCACCTGCTCGCCGTCTCTTCGAATCTCGTCTTCGATGGACCTCTCCTTACGCTGGCATGAAAGATGCTGGATGACTCCGGCAGCGACGGAGGTCACATGGTGGCGTCAGCATCCGCAGTCGAGGCGAAACGGGGCGCCGTCGAGGTGATCGACACGACGCTGCTGGATCTCGTCTGGAGCGTGCGCGAGGTCACGTCCGACGACCGTGAAGTCGTCGTCGCGGTTCGCGCTCTGCTTCGTTCCGGCAGGATTCGGCTGCGCGGCGCGTTCCGCGGCTGCCCGATCGAGTGCTTGCTCGACTGAATGCGAAGTAACAGATCGCGCCGAACCACCACGGCGGCGGCGAGATCAGGAGGGCATTCCGTGACATCCACCGAGCCTCACGCTTCAGAAGGCGCCGCCGCTCGAGTGCTCGCTCGGTTCAGCCAGCAGACGGCGATCCGCCGGCTCGCGCGCGGGCTGGCCGGCGAGCTGCTGCTGGTCGATCACGAAGGCGACATCGTCGATCCTGGCATCGACCCCCGCGTCTTCACCCGCGTGCCTGCCGATCTCGCGCCCGACCGCTACGCGCACGTGACGCTGCTTCTGGCGGGCGAGGCCTACCTGCCCGGATGTCTCGTCGTCGGGGCGGCGCTTCGCTGGCATGTCCAGAGTGGCGCCGCTCTCGTGTGTCTGGTGGACGAGGCGGTGCCGGATCGAGCGCGCGACATGCTCGCTCGAATTTACGATCGCGTGCTGTTGGTGCCGCGCCTGCGTGCCCATCCGAGCTCCTACCCGACCGACCTCCTGTCCGAGAACTACCAGTACGTGTACACGAAGCTCCACATCTTCGATGCCCAGCTGCTTCCCTACGCGCGGGTCAACTTCGTCGATGCGGACTTGCTGCCGCTCCGCTGCTTCGATCATCTCTTCACGGTGGCGGCGCCGGCGGCGGTGATCGAGAGCGTCGATGCCACGAGCCAGTACGCATACGTCCGACACATGCACGGGATCCGGCACGGCGAGCCCGTGCCGCCGACGATCCTCGAGCCTACGTCGGACGACGACGTCACCGGCGGCATCAACGGGGGCCTGCTCGTCATCGAGCCCGATCGCGCGCGCTTCGAGGACATGGTCGCGCGCATCCAGCGGCCGATGTCCGAATGGGGTCCGCGTCACCGGCGGCTCCACGATCTCGGCATCCGCTACGGCTTCCCGGAGCAGCACTTTCTCCAGGTGGATCTCCAGGACGCGTGGACCGCGATCGATCCGCGCTTCAACTCCATGCGCATGGACCTGCCCCACAGCTTCGGCGTGCACTGGATGATCGGACGGAAGCCCTGGCTCAACCTCGGCAACCCCGGCCGCACCGTGAGTGAGGCGCTCTGGTCGATGGCGTGGGAGACGTTGCGGCTGCACCACCCGGAGATCTGTGCCGACCTCGAGCAGCGCGAGCTGGTGCGGCGCTGGCCCGACGACCACGAACTCGTTCGGGACCCTGGAGTCGTTCGACCCCGCCCGTGAGAGGCGGCTGGCTGATCCAGAGGCGGCGTCGCCGGGCCGGTGGTGATCCGCGCGGAGCCGGCGTCTGGTGGAATTGCCTCGTTGGAGCTCTCGGAATCGCACGTCTACGGTCGAGACGAGGGCACGGTAAGCCCTGCCCGTGTTCTCTCGACGTGGCGCTATCGACGAGCGCTCTTGCGGACCG
This portion of the Candidatus Eisenbacteria bacterium genome encodes:
- a CDS encoding DUF4118 domain-containing protein, encoding MSRETPSLLRYGDAILGVAVWLGGRRPGVVAVLLSLVVLHFVFIAPVHPRAIPHGPAYFVVLSLLAVLITASGKARHREPDPGPGSTFSFLLPAAPDETA